Proteins from a genomic interval of Coccinella septempunctata chromosome 2, icCocSept1.1, whole genome shotgun sequence:
- the LOC123306400 gene encoding translin — protein sequence METSNTIVTNIFKPFQHHINAEQDLREEIRNIMKDIEKPLREIITQLQVIHHKENCEQIGVACQKSRELFEEVRNGFDRLDKIIPEGQYYRYNDHWRYPTQRLCFLAALIVYLEKGFLIEKDTAAQIIGMDGKEHLHLDLEDYLMGLLNLATELSRFAVNSVTYGNYNRPLEISKFVAELNAGFRLLNLKNDSLRKRFDALKYDVKKIEEVVYDLSIRGLLPGGDQASTEPTSDTQDS from the exons ATGGAAACATCCAACACCATTGTCACTAATATTTTCAAACCATTCCAACATCATATTAATGCTGAACAAGATCTCAGAGAA GAAATTCGCAACATTATGAAAGATATCGAAAAGCCTCTTCGTGAAATAATCACTCAACTGCAAGTTATCCATCATAAGGAGAACTGTGAACAAATTGGAGTAGCATGTCAGAAATCTAGAGAATTATTTGAAGAAGTTCGAAATGGCTTCGACAGACTAGATAAAATAATTCCTGAAGGACAGTATTATAGATATAATGATCATTGGAGGTATCCAACACAACGTCTCTGTTTTCTAGCTGCATTAATTGTATACCTAGAAAAAGGATTCCTGATTGAAAAAGATACTGCAGCTCAAATTATTGGAA TGGATGGTAAGGAACATCTTCATTTGGACTTGGAAGACTACCTTATGGGATTATTAAATTTGGCAACTGAATTA tctAGATTTGCAGTAAATTCAGTAACCTATGGCAACTATAATCGTCCTCTAGAGATCTCCAAATTTGTTGCAGAACTGAATGCTGGTTTTCGTTtactaaatttgaaaaatgattctCTTAGAAAACGATTTGATGCTCTGAAGTATGATGTTAAGAAAATAGAAGAGGTTGTTTATGATCTTTCAATAAGAGGTCTACTTCCGGGAGGTGATCAAGCTTCTACTGAACCAACCTCTGATACTCAAGATAGTTGA
- the LOC123308034 gene encoding protein FAM136A-like, which yields MVEEQRQRIEQQMTKMINELDIMYIRKIQADMHRCAAKCCDNNKISLEGVQKCVENCSATLNWTQNYVQTNLNMFQNKLQRCVMDCNDDIKVKMGPNPTDSEVEKFTALFENCAKNCVDKQMEYLPSLIKKMKRDIAENVKDNL from the exons ATGGTTGAAGAACAAAGACAAAGAATAGAACAGCAAATGACAAAAATGATAAACGAATTAGACATTATGTACATTCGTAAAATTCAG GCAGATATGCATAGATGTGCGGCTAAATGCTGTGACAATAATAAAATTTCTTTAGAAGGCGTCCAAAAATGTGTAGAGAATTGTTCAGCAACATTGAATTGGACACAAAATTATGTTCAAACTAATCTGAATATGTTTCAAAATAAACTGCAACGATGTGTGATGGATTGTAATGATGACATAAAAGTAAAAATGGGGCCCAATCCAACTGATTCTGAG GTGGAAAAGTTTACTGCTCTTTTTGAAAATTGTGCTAAAAATTGTGTTGATAAACAGATGGAGTATTTACCATCACTTATAAAAAAGATGAAGAGGGATATCGCAGAAAATGTGAAAGATAATTTATAA
- the LOC123308035 gene encoding iron-sulfur cluster assembly 2 homolog, mitochondrial, with product MLSSRRLLDFFRYYAINKNINFSTKVIKPLENIKAELKITDNCVNRLKSIITKGSSDFLRVSVEGGGCSGFQYKFGLDSELSDDDRIFQKDGVKVVIDEISLGFVKGATVDYQEELIRASFKIVNNPLAEQGCSCGSSFAVRLD from the exons atgttaTCTTCTAGACGACTTTTggattttttcagatattatgcaattaataaaaatatcaaCTTCTCCACTAAGGTCATAAAACCACTAGAGAATATTAAGGCTGAACTTAAAATTACGGATAACTGCGTCAATCGTTTGAAATCTATCATTACCAAAGGTTCTTCTGATTTTTTGAGAGTTTCTGTTGAAGGAGGTGGTTGTTCAGGATTTCAGTACAAGTTTGGTTTGGATAGTGAATTATCAGACGATGATAG GAtattccaaaaagatggagtgAAAGTTGTGATAGATGAAATTTCTTTAGGGTTTGTGAAAGGGGCAACTGTTGATTATCAAGAAGAATTAATAAGAGCATCTTTCAAAATAGTAAATAATCCTCTTGCTGAACAGGGTTGCTCTTGCGGTTCATCTTTTGCTGTGAGACTCGACTGA
- the LOC123308033 gene encoding protein phosphatase 1 regulatory subunit 21 isoform X1, with amino-acid sequence MDKENSSELEVKYQKLATEFSKQIRTHATVLKKALLEEQAKTAELKDVIKKHEQQLRKHNQEMDSLMFRNEQLSKRIAVLQQELQPNNKKGKQKGNNDLFHPPDMTVINEELQKKIMENAQLLSSMTDKDLEINDCREKIKWLENKIQNFENKYEELEKNYSDIMVQMKNQTSSNKQISQNDLQPQITVSSSRDSEEDNDESKRSKYWQEEAERWKAECELLRSKPTSNEQLTEYYESQLREMLETKQMCLSETKTLWAENTALCQKLENLLLENREIESQLEVKKEELHTTNQNYKVQLDAMTEHLAAQNDKITQQSDEIEMLKHTLLSKK; translated from the exons ATGGATAAAGAAAACTCCTCTGAGTTGGAGgtcaaatatcaaaaattaGCTACTGAGTTCtcaaag CAGATACGAACTCATGCAACAGTATTGAAGAAGGCACTTCTGGAGGAACAAGCAAAGACCGCAGAACTCAAAGATGTTATCAAGAAACATGAGCAGCAATTGAGGAAACACAATCAAGAAATGGACAGTTTGATGTTTCGTAATGAGCAATTAAGTAAAAGAATAGCTGTTTTACAACAAGAATTGCAACCAAATAACAAAAAAGGGAAACAAAAAGGCAACAATGATTTATTCCACCCTCCAGATATGACTGTCATTAATGAAGAATTGCAGAAAAAGATTATGGAAAATGCACAACTCCTGAGCAGT atgACTGATAAGGACTTGGAGATAAATGATTgtagagaaaaaattaaatggcTAGAAAATAAGatacaaaattttgaaaataaatatgaagaactggaaaaaaattattcagatataatggttcaaatgaaaaatcaaacaAGTTCCAATAAACAAATTAGTCAAAATGATTTACAACCTCAAATTACTGTTAGTAGTTCAAGGGATAGTGAAGAAGATAATGATGAATCAAAAAGA agtAAATATTGGCAAGAAGAAGCAGAACGATGGAAAGCTGAGTGTGAATTGTTGAGATCAAAACCTACCTCAAATGAGCAGCTTACAGAGTATTATGAATCACAACTGAGAGAAATGCTAGAAACCAAACAAATGTGCCTCTCGGAGACTAAAACCCTATGGGCTGAAAATACAGCCTTGTGTCAAAAACTTGAGAATTTGCTCCTGGAAAATAGGGAAATTGAGTCACAATTAGAAGTAAAAAAAGAAGAACTCCATACAACAAACCAAAATTATAAAGTACAGTTAGATGCGATGACAGAGCATTTGGCTGCCCAAAATGATAAGATCACTCAGCAGTCTGATGAAATTGAAATGCTTAAACATACATTATTATCCAAGAAATAA
- the LOC123308033 gene encoding protein phosphatase 1 regulatory subunit 21 isoform X2: MDKENSSELEVKYQKLATEFSKIRTHATVLKKALLEEQAKTAELKDVIKKHEQQLRKHNQEMDSLMFRNEQLSKRIAVLQQELQPNNKKGKQKGNNDLFHPPDMTVINEELQKKIMENAQLLSSMTDKDLEINDCREKIKWLENKIQNFENKYEELEKNYSDIMVQMKNQTSSNKQISQNDLQPQITVSSSRDSEEDNDESKRSKYWQEEAERWKAECELLRSKPTSNEQLTEYYESQLREMLETKQMCLSETKTLWAENTALCQKLENLLLENREIESQLEVKKEELHTTNQNYKVQLDAMTEHLAAQNDKITQQSDEIEMLKHTLLSKK, translated from the exons ATGGATAAAGAAAACTCCTCTGAGTTGGAGgtcaaatatcaaaaattaGCTACTGAGTTCtcaaag ATACGAACTCATGCAACAGTATTGAAGAAGGCACTTCTGGAGGAACAAGCAAAGACCGCAGAACTCAAAGATGTTATCAAGAAACATGAGCAGCAATTGAGGAAACACAATCAAGAAATGGACAGTTTGATGTTTCGTAATGAGCAATTAAGTAAAAGAATAGCTGTTTTACAACAAGAATTGCAACCAAATAACAAAAAAGGGAAACAAAAAGGCAACAATGATTTATTCCACCCTCCAGATATGACTGTCATTAATGAAGAATTGCAGAAAAAGATTATGGAAAATGCACAACTCCTGAGCAGT atgACTGATAAGGACTTGGAGATAAATGATTgtagagaaaaaattaaatggcTAGAAAATAAGatacaaaattttgaaaataaatatgaagaactggaaaaaaattattcagatataatggttcaaatgaaaaatcaaacaAGTTCCAATAAACAAATTAGTCAAAATGATTTACAACCTCAAATTACTGTTAGTAGTTCAAGGGATAGTGAAGAAGATAATGATGAATCAAAAAGA agtAAATATTGGCAAGAAGAAGCAGAACGATGGAAAGCTGAGTGTGAATTGTTGAGATCAAAACCTACCTCAAATGAGCAGCTTACAGAGTATTATGAATCACAACTGAGAGAAATGCTAGAAACCAAACAAATGTGCCTCTCGGAGACTAAAACCCTATGGGCTGAAAATACAGCCTTGTGTCAAAAACTTGAGAATTTGCTCCTGGAAAATAGGGAAATTGAGTCACAATTAGAAGTAAAAAAAGAAGAACTCCATACAACAAACCAAAATTATAAAGTACAGTTAGATGCGATGACAGAGCATTTGGCTGCCCAAAATGATAAGATCACTCAGCAGTCTGATGAAATTGAAATGCTTAAACATACATTATTATCCAAGAAATAA
- the LOC123308220 gene encoding apolipoprotein D-like encodes MFRFAFVFVLALGIQAQVPAPGKCPEIASVQQDFDLNKYLGTWYEEEKYFAIFELGGKCNSAEYSLNENGTVSVNNKQIDKTTGKETTIVGNAKPASAKNEGKFLVNFPGKGFQTDAPYWVLETDYDNYSVVWSCVDIPPIVSAEFAWILTRERSPAQEIVDKAHAVFDRLNLSRKPLTKTDQTNC; translated from the exons ATGTTCAGATTTGCTTTCGTTTTCGTTCTGGCTCTAGGCATCCAGGCACAAGTTCCTGCACCAGGAAAATGTCCTGAAATCGCCTCAGTTCAACAAGACTTCGATTTGAACAAG TATTTGGGTACTTGGTACGAAGAAGAAAAGTATTTCGCGATATTTGAGCTTGGTGGAAAATGCAATTCTGCTGAATATTCCTTGAACGAAAATGGTACTGTGAGTGTCAATAACAAACAGATTGACAAGAC AACTGGAAAAGAGACGACAATTGTAGGAAATGCCAAGCCTGCTAGTGCAAAAAATGAGGGGAAATTTCTTGTCAACTTCCCTGGAAAAGGAT TCCAAACGGATGCACCTTACTGGGTCTTGGAAACTGACTATGACAATTACTCAGTGGTGTGGTCATGCGTGGATATTCCTCCAATTGTCAGTGCAG AATTCGCATGGATACTGACTAGAGAACGAAGCCCAGCTCAAGAAATAGTGGACAAAGCACACGCTGTTTTCGACAGACTCAACCTCAGCAGAAAGCCATTGACCAAAACAGATCAAACAAACtgttga
- the LOC123308219 gene encoding apolipoprotein D-like: protein MWKLLAIWAICICEIWCQVPFFGKCPEIDSVQKNFDLNKYTGRWFEAEKYFANFELGKKCIFADYSLFENGTMKVLNQDININTHKKSSIEGNARPAGDDKEGKLLVNFPRRGVRVDAPYWVLETDYDSYAVVWACSEYPMVSTKYAWILTRKRDPSEETLKKAYQVFERLNLSKKDLFKTDQKDCPIDE, encoded by the exons ATGTGGAAATTATTAGCCATTTGGGCGATTTGCATTTGTGAAATATGGTGTCAAGTACCTTTCTTTGGAAAGTGCCCCGAAATCGATAGTGTGCAGAAAAATTTCGATTTGAATAAG TATACAGGTAGATGGTTTGAAGCAGAAAAATACTTCGCTAACTTCGAGCTAGGAAAAAAATGCATCTTCGCTGACTATTCTCTCTTCGAGAATGGCACCATGAAAGTATTGAATCAAGATATAAACATTAA CACCCACAAGAAGAGTTCAATTGAAGGAAATGCAAGACCTGCCGGAGACGACAAAGAGGGTAAATTATTGGTGAATTTTCCGCGTAGAGGAG ttCGTGTAGACGCACCTTACTGGGTGTTGGAAACTGATTACGACAGCTATGCTGTTGTCTGGGCATGCTCTGAGTACCCAATGGTTAGCACAA AGTATGCCTGGATATTGACCAGAAAGAGAGACCCATCAGAAGAAACACTAAAGAAAGCTTACCAAGTATTCGAAAGGCTTAATCTCAGTAAAAAAGATCTGTTCAAAACCGATCAGAAAGACTGTCCTATCGACGAATGA
- the LOC123308218 gene encoding apolipoprotein D-like, protein MFELLIVTALCFFGAHSQVLNTGKCPKIESVQQDFDLNKYLGKWYEQEKYFTIFELDGRCISATYSLADDGTVKVLNQQIDKLTNKTRSIEGSAKPQGDGKEAKLSVNFGNFGNLPIHIDAPYWILETDYVSYAVVWSCTDFGILSTKFAWILTRERNPPSEVLEKSHAVFDKFNLNKKSLQKTDQENCPEDI, encoded by the exons ATGTTTGAATTATTGATAGTTACAGCATTGTGCTTTTTTGGTGCACACAGTCAAGTGCTGAACACTGGGAAGTGTCCTAAAATCGAGAGTGTTCAGCAGGATTTCGATTTGAATAAG tATCTAGGCAAATGGTACGAACAAGAAAAATACTTCACAATTTTCGAACTAGATGGAAGATGTATCTCAGCAACATACTCCTTAGCTGATGATGGAACAGTCAAAGTTCTGAACCAGCAGATTGACAAATT GACAAATAAGACCAGATCCATTGAGGGGTCTGCAAAGCCACAAGGAGATGGTAAAGAGGCAAAATTGTCAGTGAACTTCGGCAATTTCGGGAATTTACCGA ttcacaTCGATGCACCTTATTGGATCCTTGAAACAGACTACGTAAGCTATGCTGTTGTTTGGTCATGCACggattttggaatattgagCACAA AATTTGCATGGATTCTCACGAGAGAACGAAATCCACCATCGGAAGTGTTAGAGAAAAGTCATGCAGTATTCGATAAATTCAACTTGAACAAGAAGAGTTTGCAAAAAACAGACCAAGAAAATTGTCCGGAGGATATATGA